A window from Theobroma cacao cultivar B97-61/B2 chromosome 3, Criollo_cocoa_genome_V2, whole genome shotgun sequence encodes these proteins:
- the LOC18604810 gene encoding protein Asterix yields MSSHNNNSASVNDPRQPSAAKPFVAQPMSPQDLPVDYSGFIAVVFGIAGVMFRYKLSSWLAIIFCAQSLANMRNVENDLKQISMAMMFAIMGLVTNYLGPARPGTQS; encoded by the exons ATGTCGTCACACAATAACAATTCAGCGTCGGTCAACGACCCGAGACAACCGTCGGCGGCGAAGCCCTTTGTGGCGCAGCCGATGTCGCCTCAAGATCTCCCCGTCGATTATTCCGGTTTTATTGCCGTGGTTTTCGGCATCGCGGGCGTAATGTTCAGG TACAAGCTGAGCTCGTGGCTAGCAATCATATTCTGCGCCCAATCACTGGCGAATATGAGGAACGTCGAGAACGATCTCAAGCAGATTTCTATGGCTATGAT GTTTGCTATCATGGGATTAGTAACAAACTATTTGGGACCAGCTCGACCAGGCACACAGAGTTAA
- the LOC18604811 gene encoding uncharacterized protein LOC18604811 isoform X1 — translation METPEPKSQSSSSSPMPPSSLARQWRIAAQRNLRNQWSKMASNRQQWLSSSSSARTHATSLVNAYLSQKYMPLMELGALKDMPDIRNKASFKLFEQQELHRSKVLSSYKDMVAVVMHMVDASKSVRSFLKVASSSSLVQFSSSSEDINDTGDCGGIAVFRFWSISPFEKLAEELSQMFKLELSLKRFLLLELLSIGCEVSQVNRLCWSDELYPGEFSDLKVCNLYSEETSEPVHPRLKDCKFDMPAFQCNRHPDHEILQFSLQVYITTWLAEVNIDGHRVDEIFAVIGEEIHISLS, via the exons ATGGAAACTCCAGAGCCAAAATCACAAAGCTCGAGCTCTTCCCCAATGCCACCTTCATCTCTGGCAAGGCAATGGAGAATAGCTGCGCAACGCAACCTAAGGAACCAATGGTCCAAAATGGCCTCTAACCGCCAACAATGGctctcttcttcctcttctgcCAGAACTCACGCTACTTCTCTCGTCAACGCTTATTTATCCCAAAA ATACATGCCTTTGATGGAGCTCGGTGCTTTAAAGGATATGCCAGATATTCGAAATAAAGCTTCTTTCAAGTTATTTGAGCAGCAA GAGCTTCATCGCAGCAAAGTTTTGTCATCTTACAAGGACATG GTGGCTGTTGTAATGCATATGGTCGATGCTAGTAAATCCGTGAGATCTTTTCTCAAAGTAGCCAGTAGTAGTTCACTTGTACAATTTTCTAGCTCTAGTGAGGATATTAATGACACTGGTGATTGTGGTGGGATTGCAGTCTTCAGATTTTGGTCAATCTCTCCTTTTG AAAAATTAGCTGAAGAGCTCAGTCAGATGTTTAAGTTGGAACTAAGTTTGAAG CGGTTTCTTCTATTAGAGTTACTGTCTATTGGCTGTGAAGTTTCACAAGTCAATCGGTTGTGCTGGTCTGATGAGCTTTACCCTGGAGAATTTAGTGATCTGAAAGTATGCAACTTGTATTCTGAAGAAACATCTGAGCCAGTCCATCCAAGACTGAAGGATTGCAAATTTGATATGCCAGCTTTTCAATGCAATCGTCATCCAGACCATGAAATCTTGCAG TTTTCACTGCAGGTGTATATTACAACCTGGCTTGCAGAGGTGAACATAGATGGTCATAG GGTGGATGAAATATTTGCAGTGATTGGGGAGGAAATACATATTTCCCTCTCATAA
- the LOC18604811 gene encoding uncharacterized protein LOC18604811 isoform X2, with the protein METPEPKSQSSSSSPMPPSSLARQWRIAAQRNLRNQWSKMASNRQQWLSSSSSARTHATSLVNAYLSQKYMPLMELGALKDMPDIRNKASFKLFEQQELHRSKVLSSYKDMVAVVMHMVDASKSVRSFLKVASSSSLVQFSSSSEDINDTGDCGGIAVFRFWSISPFEKLAEELSQMFKLELSLKRFLLLELLSIGCEVSQVNRLCWSDELYPGEFSDLKVCNLYSEETSEPVHPRLKDCKFDMPAFQCNRHPDHEILQVYITTWLAEVNIDGHRVDEIFAVIGEEIHISLS; encoded by the exons ATGGAAACTCCAGAGCCAAAATCACAAAGCTCGAGCTCTTCCCCAATGCCACCTTCATCTCTGGCAAGGCAATGGAGAATAGCTGCGCAACGCAACCTAAGGAACCAATGGTCCAAAATGGCCTCTAACCGCCAACAATGGctctcttcttcctcttctgcCAGAACTCACGCTACTTCTCTCGTCAACGCTTATTTATCCCAAAA ATACATGCCTTTGATGGAGCTCGGTGCTTTAAAGGATATGCCAGATATTCGAAATAAAGCTTCTTTCAAGTTATTTGAGCAGCAA GAGCTTCATCGCAGCAAAGTTTTGTCATCTTACAAGGACATG GTGGCTGTTGTAATGCATATGGTCGATGCTAGTAAATCCGTGAGATCTTTTCTCAAAGTAGCCAGTAGTAGTTCACTTGTACAATTTTCTAGCTCTAGTGAGGATATTAATGACACTGGTGATTGTGGTGGGATTGCAGTCTTCAGATTTTGGTCAATCTCTCCTTTTG AAAAATTAGCTGAAGAGCTCAGTCAGATGTTTAAGTTGGAACTAAGTTTGAAG CGGTTTCTTCTATTAGAGTTACTGTCTATTGGCTGTGAAGTTTCACAAGTCAATCGGTTGTGCTGGTCTGATGAGCTTTACCCTGGAGAATTTAGTGATCTGAAAGTATGCAACTTGTATTCTGAAGAAACATCTGAGCCAGTCCATCCAAGACTGAAGGATTGCAAATTTGATATGCCAGCTTTTCAATGCAATCGTCATCCAGACCATGAAATCTTGCAG GTGTATATTACAACCTGGCTTGCAGAGGTGAACATAGATGGTCATAG GGTGGATGAAATATTTGCAGTGATTGGGGAGGAAATACATATTTCCCTCTCATAA